One stretch of Amycolatopsis sp. NBC_00345 DNA includes these proteins:
- a CDS encoding oxygenase MpaB family protein, translated as MSRSKDVTPAEDYGFFGPGSITWKVWGYPTSLTVGLQRAVVVEEMDPALVAAVTETHGIYDRPRTRYDRTVRYFAMVAFGDSRSTSKVADVLVKVHSRAVGIEPYSGAVYDANDPRSQLWILLTGWHSVLHSYEKYGPGKLTPEEDARYWAECAVAAELQTCDPADVPRDSEGVRAYFERMRPQLSASEYARNAMNHLLNGEAALPPVPAFARPLAKLVSRALRAATLATMPRWMREAVGIHQSRLVDALITPGARTVFRLLHVNRRVELRLLRFLSPGTFPVAAPALAGVPAVNPAVLTPAEARERYGYDKPAEAHLELRRRQRDRALAGTTPSDDVIRDSQPVLGPIA; from the coding sequence ATGAGCCGCAGCAAGGACGTCACGCCTGCCGAGGACTACGGGTTCTTCGGGCCGGGCTCGATCACCTGGAAGGTGTGGGGTTACCCGACCTCGCTCACGGTCGGCCTGCAGCGCGCGGTCGTCGTGGAGGAGATGGATCCCGCGCTGGTCGCGGCCGTGACGGAGACGCACGGCATCTACGACCGCCCGCGCACCCGCTACGACCGCACGGTGCGGTACTTCGCCATGGTGGCCTTCGGGGACAGCCGGTCCACCTCGAAGGTGGCGGACGTGCTGGTGAAGGTGCACTCGCGGGCGGTCGGGATCGAGCCGTACAGCGGCGCGGTCTACGACGCCAACGACCCGCGGTCGCAGCTGTGGATCCTGCTCACCGGCTGGCATTCCGTCCTGCACTCCTACGAGAAGTACGGGCCGGGCAAGCTCACCCCGGAAGAGGACGCGCGGTACTGGGCCGAGTGCGCGGTGGCAGCGGAGCTGCAGACCTGCGACCCGGCCGACGTGCCGCGGGACAGCGAAGGGGTGCGCGCCTACTTCGAGCGGATGCGTCCCCAGCTGTCGGCCTCCGAATACGCGCGCAACGCGATGAACCACCTGCTCAATGGCGAAGCCGCGCTGCCGCCGGTGCCCGCTTTCGCCCGCCCGCTGGCGAAGCTGGTCTCGCGTGCGCTGCGCGCCGCCACCCTGGCGACGATGCCCCGCTGGATGCGCGAGGCAGTGGGCATCCACCAGTCACGCCTGGTCGACGCCCTGATCACGCCGGGCGCCCGCACCGTCTTCCGGCTCCTGCACGTCAACCGCCGGGTGGAGCTGCGGCTGCTGCGTTTCCTCTCGCCCGGCACGTTCCCGGTGGCGGCGCCGGCCCTGGCCGGGGTGCCCGCCGTCAACCCCGCGGTACTCACCCCGGCCGAGGCCCGCGAACGTTACGGCTACGACAAACCCGCCGAGGCGCACCTCGAACTGCGCCGCCGCCAGCGCGACCGGGCCCTGGCCGGCACCACCCCCAGCGACGACGTCATCCGTGACTCACAACCGGTTCTGGGGCCGATCGCCTGA
- a CDS encoding TetR/AcrR family transcriptional regulator encodes MNRDRRAAGRIADMTEVGPRRRGRPKNGAAPATEDRMLAEALHAFAVHGYQGVSVRDLNRSLGVSHNLLHQRFGSKDGVWHAAVDWGFGGLVAELAQADDATADPEVRLRTMVRTFVSFSARNPDLQRVITSEAGQQSERLDHLLETFVLPVLTAFAPLYGELVESGRLRDVPANTLYYLITSGGGAMFSQEGMTRRLFGDSPFEPAAIERHAEAVADLIIEGLRKPASAEEP; translated from the coding sequence GTGAACCGGGACCGCCGGGCCGCCGGTAGGATCGCGGACATGACCGAGGTGGGGCCGAGACGGCGCGGCAGGCCGAAGAACGGAGCCGCGCCGGCGACGGAAGACCGCATGCTCGCCGAGGCGCTGCACGCCTTCGCCGTCCACGGCTACCAGGGCGTCTCGGTCAGGGATCTCAACCGCTCGCTGGGGGTGAGCCACAACCTGCTGCACCAACGGTTCGGGTCGAAGGACGGCGTCTGGCACGCGGCGGTCGACTGGGGCTTCGGCGGTCTGGTGGCCGAGCTTGCCCAGGCCGACGACGCCACCGCCGATCCCGAGGTCCGCCTGCGGACCATGGTCCGTACGTTCGTGAGCTTCTCGGCGCGCAACCCGGACCTCCAGCGGGTGATCACCAGCGAAGCCGGACAGCAGAGCGAACGGCTCGACCACCTCCTCGAGACCTTTGTCCTCCCGGTGCTGACTGCCTTCGCCCCGCTGTACGGCGAACTGGTCGAGTCGGGCCGGCTCCGCGACGTGCCCGCCAACACCCTGTACTACCTGATCACCTCGGGCGGCGGGGCGATGTTCAGCCAAGAAGGCATGACCCGGCGGCTGTTCGGCGACTCGCCTTTCGAACCCGCCGCGATCGAACGGCACGCCGAAGCCGTCGCCGACCTGATCATCGAAGGACTCCGGAAACCGGCATCCGCCGAGGAACCGTGA